The Synechococcus sp. M16.1 genome includes the window GTGGAGATGGATGACGAAGCACTTCAGCAAATGTGTGCCTGGATCGATCGAAGCCGTCTTGAGGGTTAGTGGGGCAAGCCCTGACTCTTAAGAAAGCAGCACGTGACAAGCATCACTCCACCAGGAATTCGCTGCGCAAAGCCCGAGCATCCTGAATCCGCTGCCCCACCGCGAGCTGGCGGAGGCGGGTGTTCAGCCAGGCGCGCAGTCGGGTGGATGACACCGACTTGTTGAGCAGACCGTCCGAAGGCTCAGGCGTGCCGAAGGGAATCGTCATCAGCCACGCGCGGTGGTTCAGGCTAATCAGATCGCAGCCACGCCAGCCCCACTTTCAGCCGGTTCTGCCCTGAAAGGCAATGCGTGTTCGTGCTGATTGCCAGGGCCTGGCCCAGCCCCAAGACTGTGTGCATCGAGATCGGAGGCGTCCATGCGAGACGACGATCCAACCGAGCAGACGTCAGAAGCAAGCTGACTTTCAGGCCCCTGCTCCAACAGTTTTCACACCTCTTGTTGGGTGCGCCCTTCGACAGGCCTTGTGCGAAAGGCCAGGCCGATCGGCACTCCATCTGCACCGTGCCAGGTGCCCTAAGGAGCTCCCATCACCCGACCCCTTGGAACATGGCCCCAGGCGCCATAAGCCAGACGCTTCGACCTTCCTTCAGCCCCATCTGATGGATTGCGTCATGCACAAACGAGCGAGTTAGGCCGCCTGTTCAACGGAACGGGACGGCCACACCAACCCTGAACACTACCGTTCAGACACAGACCCCCGGCCCCTCCGTCACAGGGACCGGGGGTCTGCTGCTGATTCAGGCCTTGCGCTTTTGATCGGCCTGCCGCAGTTGCTCACGAAGGATGATCGGATCATCACAGTGGGATCTGCGGTAAAGCGCTTTGATCTTGCGTGACTCCTCATCGAGCAACTCCAGCTCAACCGCGTCTGCCATTCCCACGGTGAAATCTTCGATCTGGCGGTCTTCAAACTGATTCTCAAGAGCCATCAACTCCTTCAACGAATCACTCATATACAGACAACTCGACGCCATCAATTTGAGGTTTTCCCGGATCTTGATGTCGGCCTGCTCGCGAACATCCCGCGCCTTTTCCAGCGTGGCAATCAGATCACCACTGGCCGCCTCCTCAATCGTTGCCGCAGACACCGTTGAGGTTGTTGCACAACCGAGCACCAGCACCAGCAACAACGCCAGAACGGATTGCAGAACCTTCATCGGACCCCCATAAGACAGGTCACGTTAAGGGGAGACATCAGACGACGTCCCCTCAGATGAGGGAGACATTGCTTGGAATCACCACCCCACAACCCCTCGAGTGGGTGATGTGTGGCCCTCAGGTTTTGCCGATGCTGATGGAACACGAGCCGAGGAGAACCCAAGAGCATGACCAACACAACCGCCAAAGCCCAACTGCTCGATCTGCTGATCGAACCGCTGAAGGGATGCAAAGGGCTTTATGTCCATCGGCAGAACCTGATGCAACGGGTGATGCGCATGCCCGATCTGGAGGTGAGCGATCACCTCGATCGGCTCAGGGCCAGCCATTTCCCAGGCACCTGAACCATGAAGAGCCAAAGAGCCCAATTCTTAAGGAATGATGAGAGACGCAAAGAAAGCCAAACCCGTATCGGTTGTCGCAGTCCGGTCCAACCATGGATCCGTAGGACAGCTGCAGTTTCAAACGTGATCCCATGGCCGAGACCCTGCATCTGCCCTACTCCGTTCAAGGCAATGGAACCGTGGAATCGATCGGCAATCACCTGTATCGGGTCTGCGGGCCAGCCGGATGCACCGTTGTGATGGGGCTCAGCAACGCCCTTTATCTGAGTCGCAACGTGCCAGAGGTGGAACACCACCACCACTCACATCGATGACAAAAAAATCGCTCCAGCCATGGAGCGATTCATCCAGCCGAAGCAATCCCCATCACCCGGCTCACAGCACCAGATCTTGATGCGTTGGCCCGATAATACTCATCCAGCCCCAGATCTAGGGGGAGCACGATTACTTATGTAGAGCTCCTTGATCACACATCAACGCTGCATGTGGTGGCCTTGCTCGTTATATTGAGAGACCCCCATCACCCGGCCCGCCTCTTCGGCGGGCTTTTTTGTGGCTTTACGCCAGATGTAGCGCAGGGACAAACACTGCAAAGGAAAGCATAAAAAAGGAAGGGTTCCCTAATCCCTCCCCTGTTCGACGCAGTTTCCCCCTGTTCTGAGCTGGGGGTTACCTGTTCATTCTGTATCTCCAGGAACCAAACGGCATCGGTGATTGCACCTAGCGAACAGTCGCATCAGCGATCAAGCAGGCCAGCATCGATCTTGGCGTCGGGATTGAGCTTGATCAGCATCCAAAGCAACATGGCCGAGCAATCGCGATCACTCACGCCGTAGTCATATTTCCAGTCAGCCACCATTCCCTTGAGCTCATGCTGAGCCTGGGTGATGAACTCATCGTTCCATTCCTGCACCAACCGATTCAGTCCTCTTCGAGATCCTCTTCTGTGACGTAGAAGGGCTCATCAGAACCGGGCTGATTGTTCTCCAGCACGAGCACCTTGAGCGAATCATCGCTCTCAAACACAAAGAGGCCGTCCTCATCTGGATGCACCCCCTTCATTTCAGGGTGCTGGTTGACGAGGCGCTTGAGGCGGCGCTTCTCCTTCCAGAACTTGGTCCCTTTTTCAACCAGATAAACCGTCAGAGCCAAGTTCACCAGCACAAGGGCGAGGAACTCCAAGGCCTGCATAGATCAAAATCGGGTTCTGATGACCCTAGCGAGAGAAGCAGGGAGCGCCATAGCAAGCGATACCAACGCCCGCCAAGCTGGGATCAATCAACCGCGACGCATGGTCGACCACAACCAGCAAAAGCTCACGGCTCGCGAGATGGTTCGAGCTCACGCCTACCCCGTACTAGCGGCCGTCAGCAGTCTCAGCTTGCTCAGCATCACGGTTCTGCTGATTCCACAAGCCGTCAAAACCCATCGCTACAACCGCTGCATCGATGCGCAGATCGCCATGCGCGCCAGCATCAATCCCAAGGGAGGCACAGACCCCGGCAAGATGAACTACCTCAAAGCCGTCGAACACTGCGAAGGCTTCTGAACCGATGCGCGCCATCCAACCCTTATCGGCTCTCAGCTTCGGCGTTTTGGCCCTGTTGGTGAACCAAACACCAGGGATGGCCCACGGCAAGGGGCTCTACGCCACTGAAGCCGAAGCCCGGCAGCGGGCAGCTGAAATCGGTTGCAGCAGCGTTCACGAAAACAACGACCGCTGGATGCCTTGCACTGATGAACGGGAACTCCACCAACAACTGCGCAAGCAATGAAAGCCTCCAGAACAACCAGCCGGCAGGCGCGGCGCATCCATCGCTGGCTTGTGCCGATCGCCGCAGCACCACTGCTGATCACCGCAGGAACCGGCTCCCTATACAGCCTGCTGCTGGAGCAGAACATTGATGCTTTCTGGCTGCTCAAACTGCACACAGGACAGTTCGGATGGCTCAACCTTCAGCCCGTGTACCCAATCCTGCTGGGAGCTCTCACCATTGTTGTGACCGTGTCTGGGCTGAC containing:
- a CDS encoding DUF3721 domain-containing protein; translated protein: MRAIQPLSALSFGVLALLVNQTPGMAHGKGLYATEAEARQRAAEIGCSSVHENNDRWMPCTDERELHQQLRKQ